From the Montipora capricornis isolate CH-2021 chromosome 2, ASM3666992v2, whole genome shotgun sequence genome, one window contains:
- the LOC138024061 gene encoding uncharacterized protein: MWGYLLLSVFVLLPQDACPLKPCSGDTRGDRRCNHDPTHRVCAKIGVQHTSFWKFTGQRSWCGSQSNYGDQNDGKFRCPADNPTWCICKWATAKWIEGEGCNENIQFDCDATDVCDLKASYKDFDVHLKPAHDCMKIKCKTEWDACRGSKQAS, from the exons ATGTGGGGTTACTTGTTGCTATCAGTATTTGTTCTACTGCCTCAAGATGCTTGCCCTTTAAAACCATGTTCTGGAGATACCAGGGGAGACAG GCGTTGCAATCATGACCCAACACACAGAGTTTGTGCCAAGATTGGCGTTCAACATACTTCATTTTGGAAATTTACTGGACAACGCTCATGGTGTGGATCACAGA GCAACTATGGAgatcaaaatgatggcaagttTCGATGCCCAGCTGATAATCCCACCTGGTGTATATGTAAGTGGGCCACGGCCAAGTGGATTGAGGGAGAAGGTTGTAACGAG AACATTCAGTTTGATTGTGATGCCACGGACGTGTGCGACTTAAAG GCATCTTACAAGGATTTTGATGTCCATCTTAAGCCTGCTCATGATTGTATGAAGATTAAATGCAAAACAGAGTGGGATGCCTGTCGCGGATCAAAGCAAGCATCTTAG
- the LOC138024069 gene encoding flotillin-1-like: MVFFETCGPNEAMVVSGVCHNKPALVTGGRIFVWPFVQTLQKITLNTMTLNVESPRVYTRHGVPISVTGIAQVKIQGQNHEMLYAACQQFLGKTAAEIRAVALETLEGHQRAIMGTMTVEEIYKDRKKFSKSVFEVASSDLVNMGVSVVSYTIKDIRDDEGYLHALGMARTAQVKRDARIGEAEAKRDSGIKEALAEEARMRAKFENDTEIAKAKRDYELKKAAYDIEVFTKKAQSELAYDLQASITKQKIKEEEMQIRVVERAQQISVQEQEIARKDRELEATIKRPAEADKYKMETLAEANKNRVILEAQADAEAIRVKGEAEAFAIEAKAKAEAEQMAKKADAWKEYREAAVVDMVLETMPKIAAEVAAPLSQCKKIVMVSNGQSDVGASKITAEILEIVANLPKSVEALTGIDISKSMRLTNRV; this comes from the exons ATGGTTTTCTTTGAGACTTGCGGCCCTAATGAAGCTATGGTGGTTTCAG GCGTTTGTCACAACAAGCCAGCTTTAGTGACTGGTGGCCGTATATTCGTGTGGCCTTTTGTTCAAACACTTCAGAA GATTACGCTCAATACCATGACATTAAATGTGGAATCTCCTCGAGTATATACTCGCCATGGGGTACCAATTTCTGTCACTGGAATTGCTCAA GTAAAAATTCAAGGTCAAAATCATGAAATGTTGTATGCAGCATGTCAACAATTTCTTGGTAAAACTGCAGCGGAAATTCGAGCTGTTGCCCTGGAAACACTG GAGGGTCATCAGAGGGCTATCATGGGCACAATGACTGTTGAG GAGATCTACAAAGACCGCAAGAAGTTTTCCAAAAGTGTGTTTGAG GTGGCATCATCTGATTTGGTAAACATGGGAGTCAGTGTAGTCAGCTACACAATAAAGGACATACGAGATGATGAG GGCTACTTACATGCACTTGGCATGGCCCGGACTGCACAGGTCAAAAGAGATGCCAGGATTGGTGAGGCAGAAGCAAAGAGGGACTCTGGAATCAAA GAAGCTTTGGCTGAAGAGGCCCGCATGAGAGCCAAATTTGAGAATGACACAGAAATTGCTAAAGCAAAGAGAGATTATGAGCTAAAGAAAGCTGCTTATGATATTGAAGTTTTCACCAAG AAAGCCCAATCTGAGTTGGCATATGACCTTCAGGCATCcataacaaaacagaaaatcaaGGAAGAAGAAATGCAAATCAGAGTTGTAGAGAGAGCACAGCAAATCAGTGTACAGGAACAG GAAATTGCACGCAAAGACCGTGAATTGGAAGCAACCATCAAGCGACCTGCTGAGGCCGATAAATATAAGATGGAAACACTTGCCGAGGCTAACAA AAATCGTGTGATATTGGAAGCACAGGCAGATGCAGAAGCTATCAGG GTGAAAGGTGAAGCAGAAGCATTTGCCATAGAAGCAAAAGCCAAAGCTGAAGCTGAACAGATGGCAAAGAAAGCTGATGCTTGGAAAGAGTACAGAGAGGCTGCAGTGGTGGATATGGTTCTGGAGACTATGCCTAAG ATTGCAGCTGAAGTTGCAGCACCACTTTCTCAGTGTAAGAAGATTGTGATGGTATCTAATGGTCAGAGTGATGTTGGTGCAAGCAAAATCACTGCTGAAATCCTGGAGATTGTGGCCAACTTGCCCAAATCTGTTGAGGCACTTACTGGTATTGACATATCCAAA TCTATGAGGCTGACAAACAGAGTGTAG